The Humulus lupulus chromosome 3, drHumLupu1.1, whole genome shotgun sequence genome window below encodes:
- the LOC133825852 gene encoding uncharacterized protein LOC133825852, which produces MSQTHINIVVLYNGSWEQVLNEGWSFSAKQSKGMKVPKTITYNSLVDQLYTLIGADKSRIDLDLNVIYHFGSKGIPPSLISNDEDVAFFLDEIGTSINHRTPLCVSTTEKRSNDPLVTKTRELYTIPPVETKVNDDFCIDGNEDSCDDDNNDADGNEESCDGDNNDADGNEDSCDDDNNDALSSDDNENIDRSTCNDVLVKHNLQQSTSNEVLKSHDSSNNRGRKVRQVGEDNLWSTPLLLNQGEKCSTSASTAQLLTSSSSINSWEIKEGQIFENKQELKMKLHLYALKKNFEFKVKKSAKNIWCTVCVDDKCKWRLRATKLVNSNMFEVRKFFGEHTCSLDVRHKDHRQASPWLIGHVIRRKFEGDDVNYKPRSIVKDMSLSYGVHMSYAKAWRCREHALAYIRGTPESSFQKLPSFLYMMEQKNPGTVTHLQMDNEGRFKYCFMALGVSIMGFKTYIRPVICVDGTFLTTRCGGTLLCAMGQDANKQIYPIAFSVVDSENNDSWLYFLLRLKEAIGEVENLVFVSDRHTSIASALTKIFPEAHHGACIHHVSMNIRAKFKTDHCHEEFFLAAKAYRKREFLRHFEKIKFKDLAIAQYLENQVGFEKWARSFFPGHRYNLMTTGIAESWNNVIAEARGWTITCLMEFMRHTLQKWFFERRTAASAATSPLATEVEADLRKLADKSTTSFSFPSSQYEITVLDGDLDGDVDLRRKTCSCRRFDLTGLPCEHALAGARDRGISPYSLCSRFYTVEAWLSSYGGSVYTLGNEESWVIPNDIGSMMIAPPLVKQKAGRPKKKRRLSKGEKNRKQHRCSRCGVLGHNRVTCTTVFPPPSRHA; this is translated from the exons ATGA GTCAAACACATATAAATATTGTGGTGTTATATAATGGATCGTGGGAACAAGTTTTGAACGAAGGTTGGTCATTTAGTGCTAAACAAAGCAAGGGTATGAAGGTGCCAAAGACTATCACTTACAATAGTCTTGTTGATCAATTGTATACTTTAATCGGAGCTGACAAGTCTCGTATTGATCTTGACTTAAATGTAATCTATCATTTTGGAAGTAAAGGTATCCCTCCATCTTTAATTAGTAATGATGAAGATGTTGCTTTTTTTCTTGATGAGATAGGAACATCTATCAATCATCGGACACCCCTATGTGTGTCTACTACAGAGAAGAGAAGTAATGATCCTTTGGTTACTAAAACACGTGAGTTGTATACTATTCCTCCAGTTGAAACCAAAGTGAATGATGATTTTTGCATTGATGGCAATGAAGACAGttgtgatgatgataataatgatgcagATGGCAATGAAGAGAGTTGTGATGGTGATAATAATGATGCAGATGGCAATGAAGACAGttgtgatgatgataataatgatgcattaagctcagatgataatgaaaatattGATAGGTCTACCTGCAATGATGTACTTGTGAAGCATAATTTACAACAGTCAACCTCCAATGAAGTATTGAAGAGCCATGATTCCTCAAATAATAGAGGTCGTAAAGTAAGACAGGTTGGCGAAGATAATCTATGGAGTACTCCACTTTTGTTGAATCAAGGGGAAAAATGCTCTACTTCAGCCTCAACAGCTCAATTACTGACATCTTCTTCGAGTATCAATTCGTGGGAAATAAAAGAGGGTCAAATATTTGAGAACAAGCAAGAGTTGAAGATGAAACTCCATCTTTATGCATTAAAGAAAAACTTTGAGTTTAAAGTAAAGAAGTCTGCGAAAAATATATGGTGTACAGTATGTGTTGATGATAAATGCAAATGGAGGTTGAGGGCTACAAAATTGGTTAATTCCAATATGTTCGAGGTTCGTAAATTTTTCGGTGAACACACATGCTCATTGGATGTTCGACATAAAGATCACCGTCAGGCATCCCCATGGCTTATTGGACATGTCATAAGGAGAAAATTTGAGGGTGATGATGTTAATTACAAGCCAAGGTCAATTGTAAAAGATATGAGTTTATCATATGGAGTTCATATGAGCTATGCTAAAGCTTGGAGGTGTCGAGAGCATGCATTGGCTTACATAAGAGGTACACCAGAATCATCATTTCAGAAACTTCCCTCATTTCTATACATGATGGAACAAAAAAATCCTGGAACTGTTACTCATTTGCAGATGGACAATGAAGGTAGGTTCAAATATTGCTTCATGGCCTTAGGTGTTTCTATAATGGGGTTTAAGACATATATTCGCCCAGTTATATGTGTAGATGGAACCTTCTTGACTACTCGGTGTGGAGGTACTTTGTTATGTGCCATGGGACAAGATGCTAACAAGCAAATATATCCAATTGCATTTTCAGTAGTTGACTCAGAGAATAATGACTCATGGTTGTATTTTCTACTGAGGTTGAAGGAAGCGATTGGTGAAGTGGAGAATCTAGTATTCGTGTCTGATAGACATACTAGTATAGCAAGTGCCTTGACTAAAATTTTTCCTGAGGCACACCACGGTGCTTGTATACATCATGTTAGCATGAATATTCGTGCGAAGTTCAAAACTGACCATTGCCATGAAGAATTCTTCCTTGCAGCGAAAGCTTATAGAAAGCGAGAGTTTTTACGCCATTTTGAGAAGATTAAATTCAAAGATCTTGCAATTGCTCAATACTTAGAGAATCAAGTGGGTTTTGAAAAGTGGGCTCGTTCTTTCTTTCCTGGCCATCGATATAATTTAATGACTACAGGTATTGCCGAAAGCTGGAACAATGTCATTGCTGAGGCACGTGGGTGGACAATTACTTGTCTCATGGAATTTATGAGGCACACTTTACAAAAATGGTTTTTCGAGCGTCGAACTGCAGCATCAGCGGCTACAAGTCCTCTTGCCACAGAAGTGGAAGCTGATTTGCGAAAGTTAGCAGACAAGTCCACTACCTCGTTCTCTTTTCCGTCTAGTCAGTATGAAATAACAGTATTGGATGGTGATCTTGATGGAGATGTCGACTTGAGGAGGAAAACATGTAGTTGTAGAAGATTTGATTTGACAGGTCTTCCTTGTGAACACGCTCTAGCTGGTGCTCGAGATCGTGGCATTAGTCCATATAGTTTATGCTCCAGATTCTACACAGTTGAAGCGTGGTTGTCATCCTATGGTGGATCTGTATATACGCTGGGTAATGAAGAATCTTGGGTGATACCAAATGACATAGGAAGTATGATGATAGCTCCTCCTTTAGTGAAGCAGAAGGCtggtcgtccaaagaagaaacGACGTTTATCAAAGGGTGAGAAGAATAGAAAACAACATAGATGTAGTAGATGTGGTGTCCTGGGCCACAATCGAGTGACGTGCACCACTGTTTTTCCCCCGCCGTCTAGACATGCTTAG
- the LOC133824791 gene encoding putative disease resistance protein At3g14460, giving the protein MSAWKQWHSMQTEDAATYGKLKTLEIKHCDELIGDLPRFLPSLTKIKIDADKQCALNIPRLPCVTEMRIKKLENVESLYEAIKAMNPSSSTGSLLTTLTPLQSLTLSNCGSSFRSFHMDLFPTLRTLKIYNCDYFEALSMSNGQCRELTSLSIYRCCSFVSFPNGGLIAPKLREFWISFCYKLKWLPEKMTSLSSLKVLAIRGCLLVETIPEGGLPISLSTLGINYHQLLRIKWNWQTLPNLRDVSVHGDEEDLESFPEEGLLPDTVTSLSIHTFPKLRGLDKNGLSQLTSLQQLTIWSCPELQTLSEEGFPTSLSSLRIIGCPLLKKIYDTKDSENKEYWRKISHIPHVEF; this is encoded by the coding sequence ATGTCAGCATGGAAGCAATGGCACTCAATGCAAACTGAAGATGCAGCAACATATGGAAAGCTCAAAACACTTGAGATTAAACATTGTGATGAGCTCATTGGGGATTTGCCTCGCTTCCTTCCTTCATTAACAAAGATTAAAATTGATGCAGATAAGCAGTGTGCTTTAAATATCCCAAGATTACCTTGTGTCACAGAAATGAGAATTAAAAAATTGGAAAATGTGGAATCATTGTACGAGGCAATAAAGGCAATGAATCCTTCTTCTTCGACTGGAAGTTTGCTTACCACTCTCACTCCTCTTCAGTCACTTACTTTGAGTAACTGTGGGTCATCCTTTAGATCCTTCCATATGGATTTATTTCCCACTCTCCGAACTCTTAAAATATACAACTGCGATTACTTTGAAGCCCTCTCAATGTCCAATGGTCAATGTCGGGAACTAACTTCTCTGTCTATCTATCGGTGTTGTAGCTTTGTGTCTTTCCCAAATGGTGGACTTATTGCTCCCAAACTGAGAGAATTTTGGATTTCTTTTTGCTATAAATTGAAGTGGTTGCCTGAGAAGATGACTTCCCTCTCATCTTTGAAAGTTTTGGCAATCAGAGGTTGTCTGTTGGTAGAGACTATTCCTGAAGGTGGTCTGCCCATTAGTTTGTCTACACTTGGGATAAACTATCATCAACTTTTGAGGATAAAATGGAATTGGCAAACATTACCTAATCTCAGGGATGTTTCAGTTCACGGAGATGAAGAAGATTTGGAATCATTTCCGGAGGAAGGACTGCTGCCTGACACTGTCACCTCTCTTTCTATCCATACATTTCCAAAACTTAGAGGCCTGGACAAAAATGGGCTGAGTCAACTCACCTCCTTGCAACAACTTACCATCTGGTCGTGCCCTGAGTTGCAGACATTATCAGAAGAAGGGTTTCCAACATCCCTCAGCTCTTTGAGAATAATTGGTTGTCCTCTGCTGAAGAAAATTTACGACACAAAGGACAGTGAGAATAAGGAGTACTGGAGAAAGATTAGTCATATACCACATGTCGAATTTTGA
- the LOC133825850 gene encoding putative disease resistance RPP13-like protein 1, which translates to MRPKKVESSSKVRRKTSKLLSRFSKPFNSADSKRNTSMEKILGRLEYLANQIANMNIEKNVVEVKPSEMLFVKTSLPDEPEVYGRKNDKVALMKSLISDDVGSDQKIYDVMPIVGMGGIGKTTLAQTLFNDEEVTKMFEPKVWVYVSDKFDAMAVTETILQQVASGDDVRNGMDLNSLQVNLAKKLMGKKFLIVLDDAWEDDYVQWKEVMKPFKDGAKGSKIVVTTRNKTVADSIGTVDPHYLKELSKDECWELFAKHASRGNLDMFIENPKLESIGREVVKKCNGLPLAAKVLGGLLRSMLDAERWEQIAKSNIWELTDKRSKVLPAALEVSYHYLPAHLKKCFAYCSIFPKGYEFQRQELVLIWMAENLAMHSEGSKRMEEVGDEYFDELISMSFFQPRTDYYNKPYFVMHDLIVDLARVVSGKYCYLLEHIEDIDKFEKKTRRLGCATEVLCYGDKIYTYDFKATRLRTLLSVRSGFGFGFGDSLVPKEVVHDLLPKLKCLKVLSFRGCGITDLADSIGDLKYLRYLDLSGTDIVMLPESVTVLYNLQTLKLENCYRLQTLPKDMYHLINLRHLIFSNARLVEMPSQISKLTKLQMLTTFLVGKDSGAKIEELAKLSSLRGELSIQKLENVANITKASDQVNVLDKKLLEILSLEWTAGDDDVDDDDVVVDPRHGESVLEMLSSNTTLKQIKILSYPGTKFPNWIGGDSFDNIVDIKLKRCRHCSSLPPLGQLPSLKILHISSFHSVTTVGADFYGNSSAKKPFSSLE; encoded by the coding sequence ATGAGACCTAAGAAAGTTGAGTCAAGCAGCAAAGTGAGAAGAAAGACAAGTAAGTTACTTTCTCGTTTCTCCAAACCCTTTAACTCAGCTGATAGTAAAAGGAACACCAGTATGGAAAAGATTCTAGGGAGATTGGAGTACTTAGCAAATCAAATTGCAAACATGAACATAGAAAAGAATGTTGTTGAGGTGAAACCATCAGAAATGTTGTTTGTTAAGACTTCACTGCCGGATGAACCTGAAGTTTATGGTAGAAAGAATGACAAGGTTGCTTTAATGAAGTCTTTGATATCAGATGATGTAGGCAGTGATCAAAAGATATATGATGTCATGCCCATAGTGGGAATGGGTGGGATTGGAAAAACTACCCTTGCTCAAACCCTTTTCAATGATGAAGAAGTGACGAAGATGTTTGAACCTAAGGTCTGGGTGTACGTTTCTGATAAATTTGACGCCATGGCTGTGACAGAAACCATTCTTCAACAAGTGGCTTCGGGTGATGATGTTCGCAATGGCATGGATTTGAATTCGCTTCAAGTTAACTTGGCGAAGAAGTTAATGGGAAAAAAGTTTTTGATTGTTCTAGACGATGCTTGGGAGGATGATTATGTTCAGTGGAAGGAAGTGATGAAGCCTTTCAAGGATGGAGCCAAAGGCAGCAAAATAGTAGTAACCACAAGAAACAAAACAGTTGCAGATAGCATTGGAACTGTTGATCCACACTACCTTAAAGAATTATCAAAAGATGAGTGTTGGGAACTGTTTGCGAAACACGCCTCTCGTGGAAATCTTGATATGTTTATTGAGAATCCAAAACTAGAAAGTATCGGCAGAGAAGTTGTTAAGAAATGTAATGGCTTGCCTTTAGCTGCTAAAGTTCTAGGAGGGCTCTTGAGATCGATGTTGGATGCTGAGAGATGGGAACAAATAGCAAAGAGTAATATTTGGGAGCTGACAGATAAAAGGAGCAAGGTTCTTCCTGCAGCTTTAGAAGTGAGCTACCACTATCTTCCTGCACACTTGAAAAAGTGTTTTGCTTATTGTTCAATATTCCCAAAAGGCTATGAATTTCAAAGACAGGAACTAGTCTTAATATGGATGGCAGAAAATCTTGCGATGCATTCGGAGGGGAGTAAGAGAATGGAAGAAGTTGGTGATGAGTATTTTGATGAATTAATATCTATGTCGTTTTTTCAACCGAGGACCGATTACTATAATAAGCCGTATTTTGTTATGCATGACCTTATAGTTGATTTGGCTAGAGTTGTTTCTGGAAAATATTGTTATTTGTTGGAGCATATTGAAGATATTGATAAGTTTGAGAAGAAGACTCGTCGCCTTGGATGTGCCACGGAAGTCCTTTGTTATGGTGATAAGATATATACTTATGATTTTAAAGCTACTCGTTTGCGAACCCTTTTGTCAGTAAGAtctggttttggttttggttttggtgATTCGTTGGTTCCTAAGGAAGTAGTGCACGATTTGCTGCCGAAGTTGAAGTGTTTGAAAGTTTTATCTTTTCGTGGTTGTGGTATCACTGATTTGGCTGATTCAATCGGTGATCTAAAATATCTTCGCTATTTAGACCTTTCTGGCACCGACATTGTGATGTTGCCCGAATCTGTAACTGTATTGTACAATTTACAGACATTGAAATTAGAAAATTGTTATCGACTTCAAACTCTGCCTAAAGATATGTATCATCTCATTAATTTGAGACATCTTATTTTCAGCAACGCTCGGCTAGTAGAGATGCCAAGTCAAATAAGTAAATTGACGAAACTCCAAATGTTGACAACATTCCTTGTGGGAAAGGATAGTGGTGCTAAAATAGAAGAGTTGGCAAAACTTTCAAGTCTACGCGGAGAACTTTCCATTCAGAAGTTAGAAAATGTGGCCAATATTACCAAAGCATCGGATCAAGTCAATGTACTAGATAAGAAGCTACTTGAGATATTGAGTTTGGAATGGACTGCTGGTGATGATgatgttgatgatgatgatgttgttgTTGATCCAAGGCATGGAGAGAGTGTGCTTGAAATGCTTTCATCTAACACAACGTTGAAGCAGATCAAGATTCTTAGTTACCCTGGCACAAAATTTCCAAATTGGATTGGTGGTGATTCGTTCGACAACATTGTTGACATAAAGCTTAAAAGGTGTCGGCATTGCTCCAGTTTACCACCACTGGGGCAACTGCCTTCACTAAAAATTCTTCACATTTCAAGTTTTCATTCAGTAACGACTGTGGGTGCTGATTTTTACGGGAACAGTTCTGCGAAGAAGCCATTTTCATCATTGGAA
- the LOC133825851 gene encoding uncharacterized protein LOC133825851 has product MSLLMLPTEWHYPAKAAYRGGSIMSTIIAKFTTFDLLERAKQSPFKKFFLAPPLQYSGVIIHQLLLRRVVGRGKNEYCLNFNICGQNTRFGISEFGLITGLNCGISPDQAKYKEMTKSKRLLQTYLNNKECLSSEELEDGFKRCDVKEDVWKLGLCFLVDSLLLPSEPKMKCFIDVLSMVENEDDFFNYPWGRLSYEKTLFGLAKDMERLRNKYLKNVEQKRKRPAPQYTIYGYAIALQYWAYEIFTKFSAFADQQPLAFPRMLSWSAHKMLKEKDIEGVFKKKSNLVKATLNPRPEEKEFHDSIIQGPDELLMGRVISFVDDDVELEFEREEREESPTKPDVADGHRHEQDKKEIPTPINTHHEKLLADIDTLKSNQQRMEEKLDYLIELVLSQRKGSDSEDSLSDEHLASPHHTFIMEHVVGEDSPSCKVVSPGDMAGVEFKRRRVPTKRIFGSEFTDPTKKKKKAKTIVTDPCEINPLQPYDEKQMRRFKKWVIGLKKNDKPISLLAGSCTAKWFIQLLTPRTWLDGLHIDAALGLMKERVYTYKKTYSERFTIVDSMFQQFFEPHWEQFNKKKIKSSYIWPQEVLDYLVGDDNNFKRSWKDIDEVFTPINFSGTHWVLLEISLTSCLIKAYDSDITVVSNKEFENKMSIWGKMLPFLIQSSGLLSHRKDVQLQAQKVRFEFTRLGIEKVPQTKTSGDCGVYVIKHLEYLLAKKPLSEVNDDNMDFFRKKTCVDLFYHNLQP; this is encoded by the exons ATGTCACTCCTCATGCTTCCTACTGAATGGCATTATCCAGCAAAGGCTGCGTATAGGGGAGGGAGCATTATGAGTACAATAATAGCAAAGTTCACGACATTTGACTTGTTGGAACGAGCGAAACAGTCACCATTCAAGAAATTCTTCTTAGCTCCGCCTCTACAATATTCTGGAGTTATTATTCACCAGTTACTGCTTAGGAGAGTTGTTGGTAGAGGAAAGAACGAATACTGCTTGAATTTTAATATTTGTGGTCAGAATACAAGGTTTGGAATTAGTGAATTTGGTTTGATCACTGGATTGAATTGTGGAATTTCTCCGGATCAGGCAAAGTATAAAGAAATGACCAAGAGTAAAAGACTTCTCCAGACATACTTGAACAATAAAGAATGTTTGTCTTCTGAAGAGTTGGAAGATGGATTCAAAAGGTGCGATGTGAAAGAAGACGTATGGAAATTAGGTCTATGTTTTTTGGTAGACTCTCTTTTATTACCTAGTGAACCAAAGATGAAATGCTTTATTGATGTCCTTTCCATGGTGGAAAATGAAGATGACTTCTTCAACTATCCTTGGGGGAGATTATCGTACGAGAAGACATTATTCGGCTTGGCAAAAGATATGGAAAGGCTAAGGAATAAATACTTGAAGAATGTTGAGCAAAAGAGAAAAAGACCAGCACCTCAGTACACAATTTATGGTTATGCCATTGCTCTGCAATATTGGGCCTATGAAATTTTCACAAAGTTCTCTGCATTTGCTGATCAACAACCCCtggcctttccaagaatgctTAGCTGGTCAGCGCATAAAATGCTGAAAGAGAAAGATATTGAaggtgtatttaagaaaaaaagt AATCTTGTGAAGGCCACGCTCAATCCAAGACCCGAAGAGAAAGAATTTCATGACTctattattcaaggaccagatgaACTACTCATGGGACGTGTTATTAGCTTTGTAGACGATGATGTGGAATTGGAGTTTGAAAGGGAAGAACGTGAGGAATCTCCCACAAAGCCCGATGTAGCAGACGGGCATCGTCACGAGCAAGACAAGAAAGAGATACCAACTCCAATTAACACCCACCATGAAAAGTTGTTAGCTGATATTGACACTTTGAAAAGTAACCAACAAAGAATGGAGGAGAAGTTGGATTATCTAATTGAATTAGTGCTCTCGCAACGTAAAGGTAGTGATTCTGAGGATTCATTATCAGATGAGCATCTTGCTTCACCACACCATACATTTATTATGGAGCACGTTGTTGGAGAAGATAGCCCTAGCTGTAAGGTGGTATCTCCTGGAGATATGGCTGGGGTGGAATTCAAGAGAAGGAGGGTTCCAACGAAAAGAATTTTTGGTTCCGAGTTTACTGATCCAactaagaagaaaaagaaagcaaaGACAATTGTAACTGATCCTTGTGAAATTAATCCCCTACAGCCATATGACGAAAAGCAAATGAGACGTTTTAAGAAATGGGTAATTGGTTTAAAAAAGAATGATAAGCCTATTTCTCTCTTGGCTGGTTCGTGCACTGCGAAATGGTTTATTCAGCTACTTACACCACGTACATGGCTAGACGGACTG CACATTGATGCAGCTTTAGGGTTGATGAAAGAACGAGTGTACACTTACAAGAAGACTTACTCCGAAAGATTCACCATCGTGGATTCTATGTTCCAACAGTTCTTCGAACCACATTGGGAACAATTCAACAAGAAGAAAATCAAATCAAGCTACATTTGGCCACAAGAAGTGCTTGATTACTTGGTAGGTGATGATAACAATTTCAAAAGGAGTTGGAAAGACATTGATGAAGTGTTTACCCCAATTAATTTTTCTGGGACACATTGGGTGTTGTTAGAGATATCATTGACAAGCTGTCTTATAAAAGCTTATGACTCTGATATCACTGTGGTCTCCAACAAGGAGTTTGAGAATAAAATGAGCATATGGGGAAAAATGCTACCATTTCTAATTCAATCCAGTGGGCTGTTAAGCCATAGGAAAGATGTCCAACTACAAGCACAGAAAGTGCGTTTTGAGTTCACAAGACTTGGCATAGAAAAAGTGCCACAGACCAAAACTAG TGGCGATTGTGGGGTATATGTCATCAAACATCTAGAGTACTTGCTAGCCAAAAAACCGCTATCCGAAGTGAATGACGACAACATGGATTTCTTTAGAAAAAagacttgtgtagatttgtttTACCATAACTTACAACCATAG